A DNA window from Streptomyces sp. 71268 contains the following coding sequences:
- a CDS encoding LysR family transcriptional regulator, whose amino-acid sequence MDLRLLSSFLAVVEEGHFGRAAARLFLSPPAVTQHVRRLESEVGTRLLHRNPVSLTPAGARLVGHARGLLAAANAAMDDMAELVQDKKEADVVRPLRVGIMGHGSAELTPAAINAYRRARPEVPVELRQLDFTEHVTALVEDSVDVAFVRPMPDDERVTADVLTTEQRIVVVPEASPLADARTSGVRVADIADLPFFRLPSHTPRPFADYLYFNDEAQRRSRDFALTPQEVLTGVITGRAAGSGLKSFARYYGWPGAVYVPVLDAPWENSCLAVRSNDTNPEVRVFRALTIALAQELGPLVNR is encoded by the coding sequence ATGGACCTTCGCCTGCTGTCGTCGTTCCTGGCGGTTGTCGAGGAGGGACATTTCGGGCGGGCCGCGGCTCGGCTCTTTCTCTCCCCACCCGCCGTCACCCAGCACGTGCGGCGCCTGGAGAGCGAGGTGGGCACCCGGCTGCTGCACCGCAACCCGGTCTCCCTGACCCCGGCCGGCGCCCGGCTGGTCGGCCACGCCCGCGGGCTGCTCGCCGCGGCGAACGCCGCCATGGACGACATGGCCGAACTGGTCCAGGACAAGAAGGAGGCCGACGTCGTCCGCCCGCTCCGGGTGGGGATCATGGGGCACGGCTCGGCGGAGCTGACGCCGGCCGCGATCAACGCCTACCGGCGCGCCCGGCCCGAAGTCCCCGTCGAACTGCGGCAACTCGACTTCACCGAGCACGTCACGGCGCTGGTCGAGGACAGCGTGGACGTGGCGTTCGTACGCCCCATGCCGGACGACGAGCGGGTCACGGCCGACGTCCTGACCACCGAGCAGCGGATCGTGGTCGTCCCCGAGGCGTCACCGCTGGCGGACGCCCGCACCAGCGGCGTGCGCGTGGCGGACATCGCGGACCTGCCCTTCTTCCGGCTGCCGTCGCACACCCCGCGCCCCTTCGCCGACTACCTCTACTTCAACGACGAGGCGCAGCGCCGCAGCAGGGACTTCGCGCTCACCCCACAGGAGGTGCTGACCGGCGTCATCACCGGGCGCGCGGCCGGCTCGGGGCTCAAGTCGTTCGCGCGGTACTACGGATGGCCGGGCGCGGTGTACGTGCCGGTACTCGACGCGCCGTGGGAGAACAGTTGCCTCGCTGTCCGGTCCAACGACACCAACCCGGAGGTACGCGTCTTCCGTGCCCTCACCATCGCCCTGGCCCAGGAGCTGGGGCCCCTGGTCAACCGGTGA
- a CDS encoding MFS transporter — protein MSATTHHDKTRGRWRSPRPARPGRAPRYGLRTAWVMMASGWSANQFSALLGAYRSNLGLSESTVTGLFAVYVVGLVPGLLVGGPLADRHGRRPVALVALGVNLASSVFLMVGSTAHWLLLPGRFLTGVGAGALLAAGSAWVKELSSPPFVADAAPAAAAKRAGLFVSAGFASGGLVASVIAQWAPHPLVTAYLPHLVLASAAGLAALPVPESRQPRPTATERVRPSATAPTSASGPNAPAPSAYGRRFLRAVVPLAPWVFAAPAIGFATLPGLVDDGLSGWQTVYAGIMTAVVPGAGLVVQPLARRLAARSRLATAAIGMLVTTVGLALAAPAAALEQPALALVSGALLGAGYGLALTYALTEVAALAPPDRLARLTAYFWTTAYVGMFTPYVIALLSGAFGMTTLLLTGAVLAVATCVGLLWLNRDEE, from the coding sequence ATGAGCGCCACCACACATCACGACAAGACGCGCGGCCGATGGCGGTCGCCGCGTCCCGCGCGGCCGGGCCGGGCGCCGCGCTATGGGCTGCGTACGGCCTGGGTCATGATGGCCTCGGGCTGGAGCGCCAACCAGTTCTCCGCGCTGCTCGGCGCCTACCGCTCCAACCTGGGACTGTCCGAGTCCACCGTGACGGGCCTGTTCGCCGTGTACGTCGTCGGCCTGGTGCCGGGGCTGCTCGTCGGCGGGCCGCTCGCCGACCGCCACGGACGCCGTCCGGTGGCGCTGGTCGCGCTGGGGGTGAACCTGGCCTCGTCCGTCTTCCTCATGGTCGGCAGCACCGCGCACTGGCTGTTGTTGCCGGGCCGGTTCCTCACCGGTGTGGGTGCCGGGGCGCTCCTCGCGGCGGGCAGCGCGTGGGTCAAGGAGTTGTCGTCCCCGCCGTTCGTCGCCGACGCGGCGCCGGCCGCTGCGGCCAAACGCGCGGGCCTGTTCGTCTCGGCGGGCTTCGCCTCCGGCGGCCTGGTCGCCTCCGTGATCGCGCAGTGGGCGCCACACCCGCTGGTGACCGCCTACCTGCCGCACCTGGTGCTGGCCAGCGCGGCCGGCCTCGCCGCGCTGCCCGTCCCCGAGTCACGGCAGCCGCGCCCCACGGCCACCGAGCGCGTGCGCCCCTCCGCGACCGCCCCGACCTCCGCCAGCGGGCCAAACGCCCCCGCGCCGTCCGCGTACGGGCGCCGGTTCCTGCGCGCCGTGGTGCCGCTGGCGCCCTGGGTGTTCGCGGCACCCGCCATCGGCTTCGCCACGCTGCCCGGCCTGGTGGACGACGGGCTGTCGGGCTGGCAGACGGTGTACGCGGGCATCATGACGGCCGTCGTACCGGGCGCCGGGCTCGTCGTGCAGCCGCTGGCCCGGCGGTTGGCCGCCCGCAGTCGGCTGGCCACCGCCGCCATCGGGATGCTGGTCACGACGGTGGGCCTGGCGCTGGCGGCGCCGGCCGCCGCCCTGGAGCAACCCGCGCTCGCGCTGGTCTCGGGCGCGCTGCTCGGCGCCGGGTACGGGCTCGCGCTCACCTACGCCCTGACGGAGGTCGCGGCCCTGGCCCCGCCCGACCGGCTGGCGCGGCTCACGGCGTATTTCTGGACCACGGCCTACGTCGGGATGTTCACGCCGTACGTGATCGCGCTGCTGTCCGGCGCGTTCGGGATGACCACGCTGCTGCTGACGGGCGCGGTGCTGGCGGTGGCGACGTGTGTGGGGCTGCTGTGGCTCAACCGCGACGAGGAGTGA
- a CDS encoding amino acid permease, translating into MGYPRKLTRRFRAFDNFAISFTIINIISGIFSSFGFGMAAGGPRVLVFGWIAVSVMVLFVGASMAEIASAYPTSGALYFSAGKLAKRHRGAWSWYTGWLNFVGQVGGTAATGYAAATFIQAFLAMQWPSYEVTEQRTVLITAVILLVQALANTYTVHLVAVMNRISVWWLLIGMVVIVVVLAVEPSHHQSASFVTHFVNDTGFTNALYGGMLGLLVTSWTFTGFDGSFHMSEETVQATVNAPRGIMRAIGYSAVTGLILMLALVYAIRDYDKEAGAAAPPVQILVDALGTGTAKVLLLIVIGAMLFCGLANMTSNTRQIFAFSRDGAMPGSRWWHSVSPRTRTPVKAVWLAAACSLVLVIPGWWSHTAFTAVVSVNVVGLFLSYAVPIFLRLRLDDFQPGPWHLGRWGKVVGRVAVTWIVISSVLFMLPHASPITATSFNYAPIALAVVLLIATVWWFASARRRFQGPVSYGRPDEVAAMDLI; encoded by the coding sequence ATGGGATATCCGCGCAAACTGACTCGCCGCTTTCGGGCCTTCGACAACTTCGCTATATCGTTCACCATCATCAACATCATCTCGGGCATCTTCTCGTCATTCGGTTTCGGCATGGCCGCCGGTGGTCCGCGCGTTCTCGTGTTCGGCTGGATCGCGGTTTCCGTCATGGTGCTCTTCGTGGGTGCCTCGATGGCCGAGATCGCCTCCGCCTATCCGACGAGCGGCGCGCTCTACTTCTCCGCGGGGAAGCTCGCCAAGCGCCACCGCGGGGCCTGGTCCTGGTACACGGGCTGGTTGAACTTCGTCGGCCAGGTGGGCGGGACCGCGGCGACCGGGTACGCGGCGGCCACCTTCATCCAGGCGTTCCTGGCGATGCAGTGGCCCTCGTACGAGGTGACGGAGCAGCGCACGGTGTTGATCACCGCCGTCATCCTGTTGGTGCAGGCGCTGGCCAACACGTACACGGTGCACCTCGTGGCCGTCATGAACCGGATCTCGGTGTGGTGGCTGCTGATCGGGATGGTCGTGATCGTCGTCGTCCTCGCGGTGGAGCCCTCGCACCACCAGTCGGCCTCGTTCGTCACGCATTTCGTCAACGACACGGGATTCACCAACGCGCTGTACGGCGGAATGCTCGGCCTGCTGGTGACCAGTTGGACCTTCACCGGATTCGACGGCAGTTTCCACATGTCCGAGGAGACGGTGCAGGCGACCGTCAATGCGCCGCGGGGCATCATGCGGGCCATCGGCTACTCCGCGGTGACCGGCCTGATCCTCATGCTCGCGCTGGTGTACGCGATCCGTGACTACGACAAGGAGGCGGGGGCCGCGGCGCCGCCGGTGCAGATTCTCGTGGACGCGTTGGGCACCGGCACGGCCAAGGTGTTGTTGCTCATCGTGATCGGGGCGATGCTCTTCTGTGGCCTGGCCAACATGACCAGTAACACCCGTCAGATCTTCGCGTTCTCCCGGGACGGCGCGATGCCCGGCTCCCGGTGGTGGCACTCGGTATCGCCGCGCACCCGCACCCCCGTCAAGGCCGTGTGGCTGGCCGCCGCCTGCTCACTGGTCCTCGTCATCCCCGGCTGGTGGTCGCACACCGCCTTCACGGCGGTCGTCAGCGTCAACGTGGTCGGGCTCTTTCTCTCCTACGCGGTGCCGATCTTCCTGCGGCTGCGGCTCGACGACTTCCAGCCCGGGCCCTGGCACCTGGGCCGGTGGGGCAAGGTCGTCGGGCGGGTCGCGGTGACCTGGATCGTGATCAGCAGCGTGCTCTTCATGCTGCCGCACGCCTCCCCCATCACGGCGACTTCCTTCAACTACGCCCCCATCGCCCTCGCCGTGGTGCTACTGATCGCTACGGTGTGGTGGTTCGCCAGTGCCCGCCGCCGCTTCCAGGGCCCGGTCAGCTACGGCCGCCCCGACGAGGTCGCCGCCATGGACCTGATCTGA
- a CDS encoding GNAT family N-acetyltransferase, whose product MDPLNTASPEDAQGPGQVGAAAPASPDVARLSVASASLADWYQVAEWAAAEGWNPGHRDADCFHATDPAGFFIGRLAGELVSAVSVVNYSDAYAFLGFYLVHPDHRGRGLGLATWRAAMPHAGNRLVGLDAVPAQEATYQRSGFTAVYRTTRYAGVPERAEVPGAGVVPVGREHLAAITGYDRKCFPTERGAFVERWLTAEGHAAYVWLDGGHVAGYGVIRPARDGWRVGPLFADGRRGAEALFDALTSHLAPGETVHVDVPDPRSEAGALVAARGLRPDSTTARMYTGPAPQTAMAATYAVTSLELG is encoded by the coding sequence ATGGACCCGCTCAACACAGCATCCCCCGAAGACGCCCAGGGCCCTGGCCAGGTGGGCGCGGCCGCGCCGGCCTCGCCCGACGTCGCCCGACTGAGCGTGGCCAGCGCCTCGTTGGCGGACTGGTACCAGGTGGCCGAGTGGGCGGCGGCCGAGGGGTGGAACCCGGGGCATCGGGACGCGGACTGCTTCCACGCCACCGACCCGGCCGGCTTCTTCATCGGGCGCCTGGCCGGAGAGCTCGTGTCGGCGGTCTCGGTCGTCAACTACTCCGACGCCTACGCCTTCCTCGGCTTCTACCTGGTCCACCCCGACCACCGGGGCCGCGGGCTCGGCCTGGCCACCTGGCGCGCCGCGATGCCGCACGCCGGGAACCGGCTGGTCGGCCTGGACGCGGTGCCCGCGCAGGAGGCCACCTACCAGCGCTCGGGGTTCACCGCCGTGTACCGAACGACCCGCTACGCGGGCGTGCCCGAGCGCGCGGAGGTGCCCGGCGCCGGGGTCGTGCCGGTCGGCCGCGAACACCTCGCGGCGATCACCGGCTACGACCGCAAGTGCTTCCCCACCGAGCGCGGCGCCTTCGTGGAGCGCTGGTTGACCGCCGAAGGGCACGCCGCGTACGTCTGGCTGGACGGCGGGCACGTCGCCGGTTACGGGGTGATCCGGCCCGCCCGCGACGGGTGGCGCGTCGGGCCGCTGTTCGCCGACGGCCGGCGGGGCGCCGAGGCGTTGTTCGACGCGCTCACCTCCCACCTCGCCCCGGGCGAGACGGTCCACGTGGACGTGCCGGACCCGCGGTCGGAGGCCGGCGCGCTGGTTGCCGCCCGTGGCCTGCGGCCGGACTCGACGACCGCCCGGATGTACACCGGGCCGGCGCCACAGACCGCGATGGCCGCTACGTACGCGGTCACCAGCCTCGAACTCGGCTGA
- a CDS encoding endonuclease: MRYRRVTRWQTLPLLTGVALAALVAQSPALAADSTRGDRQSTQVTTAYGAYDDTYYEDAIGKTGESLKAALHQIISSDTQKLSYSQVWDALKATDEDPANPSNVILLYTGRSQSKDSNGGGADQWNREHVWAKSHGDFGTATGPGTDIHHLRPTDVSVNSTRGNKDFDLGGSEVDEAPGNFTDGDSFEPRDEVKGDVARMIFYMAVRYEGDDGFADLEVNDQVGNGSNPFLGRLSVLRKWSAEDAPSDFEKRRNQVIFDEYQHNRNPFIDHPEWVNEIWK; encoded by the coding sequence ATGCGCTACCGCCGAGTCACCCGCTGGCAGACGCTGCCCCTGCTGACCGGTGTGGCCCTCGCGGCCCTCGTCGCACAGAGCCCGGCCCTCGCTGCGGACTCTACGCGCGGTGACCGCCAGTCCACGCAGGTCACGACGGCGTACGGGGCGTACGACGACACGTACTACGAGGACGCCATAGGCAAGACCGGCGAATCCCTCAAGGCGGCGCTGCACCAGATCATCAGCAGCGACACCCAGAAGCTCTCCTACAGCCAGGTCTGGGACGCGCTCAAGGCCACCGACGAGGACCCGGCCAACCCCTCCAACGTCATCCTGCTCTACACCGGTCGCTCGCAGAGCAAGGACTCCAACGGCGGCGGTGCCGACCAGTGGAACCGCGAGCACGTGTGGGCCAAGTCGCACGGCGACTTCGGTACCGCCACCGGCCCTGGCACCGACATCCACCACCTGCGCCCGACCGACGTGTCGGTCAACAGCACCCGTGGCAACAAGGACTTCGACCTCGGCGGCAGCGAGGTCGACGAGGCGCCGGGCAACTTCACCGACGGGGACTCCTTCGAGCCGCGCGACGAGGTCAAGGGCGACGTGGCCCGCATGATCTTCTACATGGCCGTGCGCTACGAGGGTGACGACGGCTTCGCCGACCTGGAGGTCAACGACCAGGTGGGCAACGGCTCCAACCCGTTCCTGGGCCGGCTCTCCGTGCTCAGGAAGTGGAGCGCCGAGGACGCCCCGAGCGACTTCGAGAAGCGGCGCAACCAGGTCATATTCGACGAGTACCAGCACAACCGGAACCCGTTCATCGACCACCCCGAGTGGGTGAACGAGATCTGGAAGTGA
- a CDS encoding MATE family efflux transporter: MSLTTALRDGRALATLAVPLALTQLAQVALTTTDTVMMGLLGTTDLAAGGLAIVIFNQLRTMGVGLVTSVGNQVAAAAARAEAVGEPGGERDQAAGPPRAARTGPSREAAEVRRIVQASLVLATLAGVAGALLMVLIGQGLTWVGQDARVVDRAQSMLLALAPGLLPCLWFQAIRQFTVGMRRPQALLRITLASVAVNAGLNWVLIHGTWGLPELGLTGVGVATSLVHLLSCLALLAAAKRDPVLAPLITWRTRGADRATLRTLTGLGVPIAATYGSEAGFFSVTTLMAGSFGSAALAAHTAINQLVYIVFQIAVGLSHAASINVSRELALGHTPAARRLKNTALGCAGAVMTVVALVYLTLPDLVLSPFLDAGSADDDAALDTARDLLFVIAVLQFFDCAQNIGVGLLRGLDDTRSGFRITVVGYWFVGLPAAALLGYVAGAETLGIWLGLLVGLATTAVLLLARYRRALDTRERPLLPDNQAEVT; this comes from the coding sequence ATGTCGCTGACCACCGCGCTCCGGGACGGCCGGGCCCTGGCCACGCTCGCCGTCCCGCTGGCCCTCACCCAACTCGCCCAGGTCGCCCTGACCACCACCGACACCGTGATGATGGGGTTGCTCGGCACGACGGACCTGGCCGCTGGTGGCCTGGCCATCGTGATCTTCAACCAACTCCGCACCATGGGCGTCGGCCTGGTCACCTCCGTGGGCAACCAGGTCGCCGCCGCCGCGGCCCGTGCCGAAGCCGTCGGGGAGCCAGGAGGCGAGCGCGACCAGGCGGCCGGGCCGCCGCGCGCCGCGCGTACGGGACCCTCGCGCGAAGCGGCCGAGGTGCGGCGCATCGTCCAGGCCAGCCTGGTACTGGCCACGCTCGCCGGCGTGGCCGGGGCCCTGCTGATGGTCCTCATCGGGCAGGGCCTGACCTGGGTCGGGCAGGACGCGCGGGTCGTGGACCGGGCCCAGTCCATGCTGCTGGCCCTCGCGCCCGGCCTGCTGCCCTGCCTGTGGTTCCAGGCCATCCGCCAGTTCACGGTCGGGATGCGCAGGCCGCAGGCGCTGTTGCGGATCACCCTCGCCTCGGTGGCCGTCAACGCGGGCCTCAACTGGGTGCTCATCCACGGCACCTGGGGCCTGCCCGAACTCGGCCTGACCGGCGTGGGCGTGGCCACCTCCCTCGTCCACCTGCTGTCCTGCCTCGCCCTGCTCGCCGCCGCCAAGCGGGACCCCGTACTGGCCCCACTGATCACCTGGCGGACGCGCGGCGCCGACCGCGCGACGCTGCGCACCCTGACCGGACTCGGCGTGCCGATCGCGGCGACCTACGGCTCCGAGGCGGGCTTCTTCTCCGTCACCACCCTGATGGCCGGCAGCTTCGGCAGCGCGGCGCTCGCCGCCCACACCGCGATCAACCAACTCGTCTACATCGTCTTCCAGATCGCCGTCGGCCTCTCGCACGCCGCGTCCATCAACGTCAGCCGGGAGCTGGCACTCGGCCACACGCCCGCCGCCCGCCGGCTCAAGAACACCGCCCTGGGCTGCGCGGGCGCGGTGATGACCGTGGTCGCGCTCGTCTACCTCACCCTGCCCGACCTGGTGCTCAGCCCCTTCCTCGACGCCGGGTCGGCCGACGACGACGCGGCCCTGGACACCGCGCGCGACCTGCTGTTCGTGATCGCGGTGCTGCAGTTCTTCGACTGCGCCCAGAACATCGGGGTCGGCCTGCTGCGCGGCCTCGACGACACCAGGAGCGGCTTTCGGATCACCGTCGTCGGCTACTGGTTCGTGGGTCTGCCCGCGGCGGCACTGCTCGGGTACGTAGCCGGCGCGGAGACCCTCGGCATCTGGCTCGGCCTGCTCGTCGGCCTGGCGACGACGGCCGTCCTGCTGCTGGCCCGCTACCGCCGCGCCCTGGACACCCGCGAGCGACCGCTCCTTCCTGACAACCAGGCCGAAGTGACGTAG
- a CDS encoding cysteine synthase family protein, producing the protein MTEALVRPAVVSRVSDLIGNTPLFELCRTASDSRLLLKLEMYNPTGTAKIRMARQMVLAAEESGQLRPGGRIVESTSGNTGLGLAVLAAERGYTFTAVVDRHACADKLRGMRALGAELVYVMDEENEELATAAREELAAELARGQDNTVFTEQHNNPANGVGYHRLAHELRAALGERIDVLIGAVGTGGALCGTARELRAAVPDCRTVGVEPKGSIAFGGPAHAYYQSGTGTPEGAEVGALVDYDLIDEGVKVGDVEAFATARVVARSTGLLIGGSAGGVVHVALGHLASAPPGTTIVALVNDGGEKYLDTVFDDDWMHARHLIDPAVEHEIDATLTKLRGN; encoded by the coding sequence ATGACCGAGGCACTCGTCCGCCCCGCCGTGGTCTCCCGCGTCTCCGACCTCATCGGGAACACGCCGCTGTTCGAGCTGTGCCGCACCGCGTCCGACAGCCGGCTGCTGCTCAAGCTGGAGATGTACAACCCCACCGGAACAGCCAAGATCCGCATGGCGCGGCAGATGGTGCTGGCCGCCGAGGAGAGCGGCCAACTGCGCCCCGGCGGCCGGATCGTCGAGTCCACCTCGGGCAACACTGGACTCGGCCTCGCCGTGCTGGCCGCGGAGCGCGGCTACACCTTCACCGCGGTGGTCGACCGCCACGCCTGCGCCGACAAGCTCCGCGGCATGCGGGCGCTGGGCGCCGAACTCGTCTACGTCATGGACGAGGAGAACGAGGAACTCGCCACCGCCGCCCGCGAGGAGTTGGCCGCGGAGCTCGCCCGTGGCCAGGACAACACGGTCTTCACCGAACAGCACAACAACCCGGCCAACGGGGTGGGCTACCACCGGCTCGCCCACGAACTGCGCGCCGCGCTCGGCGAGAGGATCGACGTGCTGATCGGCGCCGTCGGCACCGGCGGCGCGCTCTGCGGCACCGCCCGCGAACTGCGCGCGGCCGTGCCCGACTGCCGCACCGTCGGCGTGGAGCCCAAGGGCTCCATCGCCTTCGGCGGACCGGCCCACGCCTACTACCAGTCGGGCACCGGTACGCCCGAGGGCGCCGAGGTCGGCGCGCTCGTCGACTACGACCTGATCGACGAGGGGGTCAAGGTCGGCGACGTCGAGGCATTCGCCACCGCGCGCGTCGTCGCCCGGTCGACCGGACTGCTCATCGGCGGCTCGGCCGGCGGCGTGGTGCACGTGGCGCTGGGTCATCTGGCCAGCGCACCGCCCGGCACGACTATCGTCGCCCTGGTCAACGACGGCGGCGAGAAGTACCTGGACACCGTCTTCGACGACGACTGGATGCACGCCCGACACCTCATCGACCCCGCCGTGGAGCACGAGATCGACGCCACCCTCACCAAGCTCCGCGGGAACTGA
- a CDS encoding alanine racemase, whose product MTPIRPTPAAYAPALPVHADPETDALCDSGLPHELAYAFGGPFHLLLPHRFDANVAAFRAVLDALDVRGTIYYAKKANKAAAWIERCAAGGVGVDVASVGELSQALGHGVRGPDLVVTGPAKADELLRLATAHRCLIAVDALDELDRLLAHARRGTAPRLLLRVLPPDAPDSRFGMTEAELDTALVRCARAGDGVRMEGFSFHLSGYAIRPRAVLAARLVGLCRRARGLGLPADRISVGGGFAVDYLSHADWQDFLATQRPAHYHAGRTFAAADFYPYHSPVAGAQALRALLSTVPPGHPSTVASLLREAGITVLLEPGRALLDRAGCTVFRVQGVKDRGPRGAGTGEPGGTEPAPSDVSGASASTGAYGILTVDGTSLSLSEQWFNSEFAPDPTLVTPRGRAVRGRPYPACVAGASCLESDVLTWRKIVFPDRPAIGDLLVYRNTAGYQMDSNESPFHDLALPPKIVIEPADGPPRWRLDRRPAG is encoded by the coding sequence GTGACCCCGATACGCCCGACGCCCGCCGCGTACGCGCCCGCCCTGCCCGTCCACGCCGACCCCGAGACCGACGCGCTGTGCGACAGCGGCCTGCCGCACGAGTTGGCGTACGCCTTCGGCGGCCCCTTCCACCTCCTGCTGCCGCACCGGTTCGACGCGAACGTCGCCGCGTTCCGCGCCGTGCTCGACGCGCTGGACGTGCGCGGCACGATCTACTACGCGAAGAAGGCCAACAAGGCCGCCGCCTGGATCGAACGCTGCGCGGCCGGCGGCGTCGGCGTCGACGTGGCCAGCGTCGGGGAGCTGAGCCAGGCGCTGGGTCACGGCGTACGCGGGCCCGACCTCGTGGTCACCGGGCCCGCCAAGGCTGACGAGCTGCTCCGCCTGGCGACCGCCCACCGGTGCCTGATCGCCGTGGACGCCCTGGACGAGCTCGACCGCCTGCTCGCCCACGCGCGGCGCGGCACCGCCCCCCGCCTCCTGCTGCGCGTCCTGCCCCCCGACGCGCCGGACAGCCGCTTCGGCATGACCGAGGCCGAGCTCGACACCGCGCTGGTCCGCTGCGCCCGGGCGGGCGACGGGGTGCGGATGGAGGGGTTCAGCTTCCACCTGTCGGGCTACGCGATCCGCCCGCGCGCGGTCCTGGCCGCCCGGCTGGTCGGGCTGTGCCGGCGCGCCCGGGGCCTGGGGCTGCCCGCCGACCGGATCAGCGTCGGCGGCGGCTTCGCCGTCGACTACCTGTCGCACGCCGACTGGCAGGACTTCCTCGCCACCCAGCGACCCGCGCACTACCACGCCGGCCGGACCTTCGCCGCGGCCGACTTCTACCCGTACCACTCACCGGTCGCCGGGGCACAAGCGCTGCGCGCGCTGCTGTCCACCGTGCCGCCGGGGCACCCGAGCACGGTGGCGAGCCTGCTGCGGGAGGCGGGCATCACCGTACTCCTGGAGCCCGGCCGGGCCCTGCTCGACCGGGCCGGCTGCACCGTCTTCCGGGTCCAGGGCGTCAAGGACCGAGGGCCGCGAGGCGCCGGCACCGGGGAACCAGGCGGCACCGAGCCCGCGCCGTCCGACGTCTCCGGGGCGTCCGCGAGCACCGGCGCGTACGGCATCCTCACCGTGGACGGCACCAGCCTCAGCCTGTCCGAGCAGTGGTTCAACAGCGAGTTCGCCCCCGACCCGACGCTGGTCACCCCCCGTGGGCGGGCCGTGCGGGGCCGGCCCTACCCGGCCTGCGTCGCGGGCGCGAGCTGTCTGGAGTCCGACGTGCTGACCTGGCGCAAGATCGTCTTCCCCGACCGGCCCGCCATCGGTGACCTGCTGGTCTACCGCAACACGGCCGGCTACCAGATGGACTCCAACGAGTCGCCGTTCCACGACCTGGCACTGCCCCCGAAGATCGTCATCGAGCCGGCCGACGGCCCGCCGCGCTGGCGCCTCGATCGCCGCCCGGCCGGTTGA
- a CDS encoding ornithine cyclodeaminase family protein, producing MTDSATTSATTGGTAGDDTTLRVLSTSDLAGLEISLADVIATVEGAYRTLHAGASVNPRKLSVTPEDGHSVSYAMLGRDGSRDVVAVKTSYKHGLDKGRAEQHYYTTLTLYDDVSGLPVAMMDCARIGSLRTPAVSALLARECVAPGARTALVIGTGTQGRLALPFLLTALPQLDRLLLAGSHPAGIAAVRQELRAHFPGREVELVTDLRAAAGDADIILATAGGHTRAAVEAGWLRPGALTILVGHGLAPSTLHRADRIVATSEAQMRVTGTDMADAAGHLPAVDTELPAVIAGITAGRRSPQERIFAYNSGLVVTDIALGHRFAQLAIAEGRGERVSLWR from the coding sequence ATGACCGACTCCGCCACGACCTCCGCCACCACGGGCGGTACCGCCGGCGACGACACCACCCTGCGCGTACTCAGCACCTCGGACCTCGCGGGCCTGGAGATATCCCTCGCCGACGTCATAGCCACCGTCGAGGGCGCCTACCGCACCCTGCACGCCGGCGCGTCGGTCAACCCGCGCAAGCTCAGCGTCACGCCGGAGGACGGGCACTCGGTCTCCTACGCCATGCTCGGGCGCGACGGCTCGCGCGACGTCGTGGCCGTCAAGACCTCGTACAAACACGGCCTGGACAAGGGCCGCGCGGAGCAGCACTACTACACCACGCTCACCCTCTACGACGACGTGAGCGGCCTGCCGGTGGCGATGATGGACTGCGCCCGCATCGGCTCGCTGCGCACCCCGGCCGTCTCGGCGCTGCTGGCCCGCGAGTGCGTCGCGCCCGGCGCGCGCACCGCCCTGGTCATCGGCACCGGCACCCAGGGGCGGCTCGCGCTGCCGTTCCTGCTCACCGCGCTGCCCCAGCTCGACCGGCTGCTGCTGGCCGGCAGCCACCCGGCGGGCATCGCCGCCGTACGGCAGGAGCTGCGGGCGCACTTCCCGGGCCGAGAGGTCGAGTTGGTCACCGACCTGCGGGCCGCCGCCGGCGACGCCGACATCATCCTGGCCACCGCGGGCGGCCACACCCGGGCCGCCGTCGAGGCGGGCTGGCTGCGCCCCGGCGCCCTGACCATCCTCGTCGGCCACGGCCTCGCGCCCTCCACGCTGCACCGCGCCGACCGGATCGTCGCCACCAGCGAGGCCCAGATGCGCGTCACCGGCACCGACATGGCCGACGCGGCGGGCCACCTGCCCGCCGTCGACACCGAGTTACCGGCGGTCATCGCCGGTATCACGGCCGGCCGCCGCTCGCCGCAGGAGCGGATCTTCGCGTACAACAGCGGCCTGGTCGTCACCGACATCGCGCTGGGACACCGCTTCGCGCAGCTCGCGATAGCCGAGGGCCGTGGCGAGCGGGTGTCGCTGTGGCGGTGA